From Microlunatus capsulatus, a single genomic window includes:
- a CDS encoding zinc-binding dehydrogenase: MLAAHAVTADPDHPLRALRVGEVEPPPVPEDWVEVRVRATALNHHDVWSLRGVGLPAERLPMVLGCDAAGVTADGREVVVHAVVNDPGFTGVDTTHDPRRSLLSERHPGTHAEVVRVPAANLVDKPAELGFVEAACLPTAWLTAYRMLFTQSGLRPGDTVLVQGAGGGVATALTALGRQAGFRVWVTSRDEARGARAVALGAHRAFAAGERLPERVDAVMETVGAATWSHSVNALRPGGTLVISGTTSGAEPGRAELTKIFFKPLRVVGSTMGTRDELEALLRLLVTTGLRPVVDRTLPLADAAEGYAAMVAGELFGKVVFEP, translated from the coding sequence GTGCTCGCCGCCCACGCCGTCACGGCCGACCCCGACCACCCCCTCCGCGCCCTGCGCGTCGGGGAGGTCGAGCCGCCCCCCGTGCCGGAGGACTGGGTCGAGGTGCGGGTCCGCGCCACCGCCCTCAACCACCACGACGTCTGGTCGCTGCGCGGCGTGGGCCTGCCGGCGGAGCGGCTGCCGATGGTGCTGGGCTGCGACGCGGCCGGGGTCACCGCCGACGGCCGGGAGGTCGTCGTGCACGCCGTCGTCAACGACCCCGGCTTCACCGGCGTCGACACCACCCACGACCCCCGCCGCTCGCTGCTCTCCGAGCGCCACCCGGGCACCCACGCCGAGGTCGTCCGGGTGCCGGCCGCCAACCTCGTCGACAAGCCCGCCGAGCTGGGCTTCGTCGAGGCGGCCTGCCTGCCCACGGCCTGGCTGACGGCCTACCGGATGCTCTTCACCCAGTCGGGGCTGCGGCCCGGCGACACGGTGCTGGTCCAGGGCGCCGGCGGCGGGGTGGCCACCGCGCTCACCGCCCTCGGCCGCCAGGCCGGCTTCCGGGTCTGGGTCACCTCCCGCGACGAGGCCCGCGGCGCCCGGGCCGTCGCGCTGGGCGCGCACCGGGCCTTCGCGGCGGGGGAGCGGCTGCCCGAGCGGGTCGACGCGGTGATGGAGACGGTCGGCGCGGCCACCTGGTCGCACTCGGTGAACGCGCTCCGCCCGGGCGGCACGCTGGTGATCAGCGGCACCACGTCGGGGGCCGAGCCCGGCCGGGCTGAGCTGACCAAGATCTTCTTCAAGCCGCTGCGGGTCGTCGGGTCGACGATGGGCACCCGCGACGAGCTGGAGGCGCTGCTGCGGCTGCTGGTCACGACGGGGCTGCGGCCCGTCGTCGACCGCACCCTGCCGCTGGCCGACGCCGCCGAGGGCTACGCGGCCATGGTCGCGGGCGAGCTGTTCGGCAAGGTGGTCTTCGAGCCGTGA
- the galK gene encoding galactokinase — MTSADADAVTQDFADRHGRPPAGVWVAPGRVNLIGEHTDYNDGFVMPFALAQAVTVAAAPRDDDRWSVTSLSTGETREFGRADLVPGMSGWQAYVAGVVWALAEAGHAVGGADLVLTSDVPIGAGLSSSAALECAVLAAFADLDGLAVEPLERAVLARRCENAFVGAPTGLMDQAASTLCTADHALFFDCRTLEAVQVALDLGDAGLELLVLDTNTPHTHVDGEYADRRATCEEAAALLGVPALRDVTDLDAALAALPDPVMQRRVRHVVTENARVRAAAEVLRTGRVAELAPLLDASHTSMRDDFEITVPTVDLAVETARAAGATGARMTGGGFGGCIIALVPTGRADAVAAAVAEAFATAGHAAPEHFVGVPSQGAHRAV, encoded by the coding sequence GTGACCTCCGCCGACGCCGACGCCGTGACGCAGGACTTCGCCGACCGCCACGGGCGCCCGCCCGCCGGGGTCTGGGTGGCCCCGGGCCGGGTGAACCTGATCGGGGAGCACACCGACTACAACGACGGCTTCGTCATGCCGTTCGCGCTGGCCCAGGCCGTCACCGTCGCGGCGGCGCCGCGCGACGACGACCGGTGGAGCGTCACCTCGCTGAGCACCGGGGAGACCCGCGAGTTCGGCCGCGCCGACCTGGTGCCCGGGATGAGCGGCTGGCAGGCCTACGTCGCCGGCGTCGTCTGGGCTCTCGCCGAGGCCGGGCACGCCGTCGGCGGGGCCGACCTCGTGCTCACCTCCGACGTGCCGATCGGCGCGGGCCTGTCCTCCTCCGCGGCCCTGGAGTGCGCCGTGCTGGCCGCCTTCGCCGACCTCGACGGCCTGGCCGTCGAGCCGCTGGAGCGGGCCGTGCTGGCCCGGCGCTGCGAGAACGCCTTCGTCGGGGCCCCGACCGGCCTCATGGACCAGGCGGCGTCGACGCTCTGCACCGCCGACCACGCGCTCTTCTTCGACTGCCGCACCCTCGAGGCCGTCCAGGTCGCGCTGGACCTCGGGGACGCGGGCCTGGAGCTGCTGGTCCTCGACACGAACACCCCGCACACCCACGTCGACGGCGAGTACGCCGACCGCCGCGCCACCTGCGAGGAGGCCGCCGCCCTGCTCGGGGTGCCGGCGCTGCGCGACGTCACCGACCTCGACGCGGCCCTGGCGGCCCTGCCCGACCCGGTCATGCAGCGGCGCGTGCGGCACGTCGTCACCGAGAACGCCCGGGTGCGCGCGGCCGCGGAGGTGCTGCGGACGGGCCGGGTGGCCGAGCTGGCCCCCCTGCTCGACGCCTCGCACACCTCGATGCGCGACGACTTCGAGATCACGGTCCCCACCGTCGACCTCGCCGTGGAGACGGCGCGGGCGGCCGGCGCCACCGGGGCCCGGATGACCGGCGGCGGGTTCGGCGGCTGCATCATCGCGCTGGTGCCGACGGGGCGCGCCGACGCCGTGGCCGCCGCGGTCGCCGAAGCCTTCGCCACGGCGGGGCACGCGGCGCCGGAGCACTTCGTCGGCGTGCCGTCGCAGGGGGCGCACCGCGCGGTCTGA
- a CDS encoding ABC transporter substrate-binding protein: protein MNVRAKLGLATACVAALALSACGSDSLSGEPAGESAPSVSVSSDADLASQLPQEIRDAGVIKVGTDASYAPNEFLAGDGKTVQGMDVDVFNAVAAKLGVRAEFQPADFSSIITGVQGGKYDVGVSSFTINDERKQQVNMVSYFSAGTQWATAAGNPESIDADNACGKTIAVQTGTVQETDDLPARQEQCGDDKIEVLQFKGQDQATSAVVTGKADAMLADSPVVAYAVKQSAGKLETLGDIYEAAPYGYVVPKEETGFADALAAALEAVQADGSYEAALTKWGVEQGAVTDFAVNP from the coding sequence GTGAACGTACGTGCAAAGCTCGGCCTGGCCACCGCCTGCGTCGCGGCCCTGGCGCTGAGCGCCTGCGGCTCGGACTCGCTGAGCGGCGAGCCCGCCGGCGAGAGCGCGCCCTCGGTGTCGGTGAGCTCCGACGCCGACCTCGCCTCGCAGCTGCCGCAGGAGATCCGGGACGCCGGGGTGATCAAGGTCGGCACGGACGCCAGCTACGCGCCCAACGAGTTCCTGGCCGGCGACGGCAAGACGGTGCAGGGCATGGACGTCGACGTGTTCAACGCGGTCGCCGCGAAGCTGGGGGTGCGAGCGGAGTTCCAGCCCGCCGACTTCTCCTCGATCATCACCGGCGTCCAGGGCGGCAAGTACGACGTCGGCGTCTCGTCCTTCACGATCAACGACGAGCGCAAGCAGCAGGTCAACATGGTCAGCTACTTCTCGGCCGGCACCCAGTGGGCGACCGCCGCCGGCAACCCGGAGAGCATCGACGCCGACAACGCCTGCGGCAAGACGATCGCCGTCCAGACCGGCACCGTCCAGGAGACTGACGACCTGCCCGCGCGGCAGGAGCAGTGCGGCGACGACAAGATCGAGGTCCTGCAGTTCAAGGGCCAGGACCAGGCCACCAGCGCCGTCGTCACCGGCAAGGCCGACGCCATGCTGGCCGACTCCCCCGTCGTCGCCTACGCGGTGAAGCAGTCGGCCGGGAAGCTGGAGACCCTCGGCGACATCTACGAGGCCGCCCCCTACGGCTACGTGGTGCCGAAGGAGGAGACCGGGTTCGCCGACGCCCTCGCCGCCGCGCTCGAGGCCGTCCAGGCCGACGGCAGCTACGAGGCGGCCCTCACCAAGTGGGGCGTCGAGCAGGGCGCCGTCACGGACTTCGCCGTCAACCCGTGA
- a CDS encoding amino acid ABC transporter permease, with translation MTTTAPAAPPVAEDRPGLIEARPVRHPWRWVAIAVLAVLAAMLVNLLVGNEAFNWPFVFQAMNQSPVLEGFWKGTILVTVLAMVFGVALGVLLAVMRLSDNPVLRGVSWVYTWFFRAIPRYVLLTIMGALGILFQQGIAIGVPFDWVIIDWLGLSGDWRIATFDANAIFVGLAGGVIGLAASEAAYMAEIARAGILSVDKGQMEAAQALGMSRGRAMRRVVLPQAMRVIVPPTGNETIAMLKDTSLLLAIPVGTELFFQLQAIGSRTYQTFPVLVAATLFYLIASSVLMVGQAYLERRFGRGFGTTVSSDAEKAAKGLQAGSAK, from the coding sequence GTGACCACCACCGCCCCGGCGGCACCGCCGGTGGCCGAGGACCGGCCGGGTCTCATCGAGGCCCGGCCGGTCCGGCACCCGTGGCGCTGGGTCGCGATCGCGGTGCTCGCCGTGCTGGCGGCCATGCTGGTCAACCTGCTGGTCGGCAACGAGGCCTTCAACTGGCCGTTCGTCTTCCAGGCCATGAACCAGAGCCCGGTGCTGGAGGGCTTCTGGAAGGGCACCATCCTCGTCACCGTGCTGGCCATGGTCTTCGGCGTGGCGCTCGGGGTGCTGCTGGCCGTCATGCGGCTCTCGGACAACCCGGTCCTGCGCGGGGTCTCCTGGGTCTACACGTGGTTCTTCCGCGCGATCCCGCGCTACGTCCTGCTGACGATCATGGGCGCGCTGGGCATCCTCTTCCAGCAGGGCATCGCGATCGGCGTGCCGTTCGACTGGGTGATCATCGACTGGCTGGGCCTGTCGGGTGACTGGCGGATCGCCACCTTCGATGCCAACGCGATCTTCGTCGGCCTGGCCGGCGGGGTGATCGGGTTGGCCGCGTCCGAGGCCGCGTACATGGCCGAGATCGCCCGCGCCGGGATCCTCAGCGTGGACAAGGGCCAGATGGAGGCCGCGCAGGCCCTCGGCATGAGCCGCGGCCGGGCGATGCGCCGGGTGGTGCTCCCCCAGGCCATGCGGGTGATCGTGCCGCCGACGGGGAACGAGACGATCGCCATGCTCAAGGACACCTCGCTGCTGCTGGCCATCCCCGTCGGCACGGAGCTGTTCTTCCAGCTGCAGGCGATCGGCAGCCGCACCTACCAGACCTTCCCGGTGCTGGTGGCGGCCACGCTGTTCTACCTCATCGCCTCGAGCGTGCTGATGGTCGGCCAGGCCTACCTGGAGCGGCGCTTCGGCCGCGGCTTCGGCACCACCGTCAGCTCCGACGCCGAGAAGGCGGCCAAGGGCCTGCAGGCGGGGTCGGCCAAGTGA
- a CDS encoding amino acid ABC transporter ATP-binding protein: MVRAVNVTKSFGGNEVLKGIDLTVDPGEVVCLLGPSGSGKTTFLRLINQMESLTGGRIWVGGELVGVEERGGRLHTRTDKDIARQRSRIGMVFQRFNLFPHMTAVENVMEAPVQVKRLPKAAVRQEAERLLDMVGLADRSGYYPSQLSGGQQQRVAIARALAMQPELMLFDEPTSALDPELVGEVLGVMRRLAEEGTTMIVVTHEMSFARGVADRVVFMDQGVVVEEGPPDAVLLHPQEERTRTFLQRVKAEAQAEAERDAELAATLEEPAG, translated from the coding sequence CTGGTCCGGGCGGTCAACGTCACCAAGTCCTTCGGCGGCAACGAGGTGCTCAAGGGCATCGACCTGACCGTCGACCCGGGCGAGGTCGTCTGCCTGCTGGGGCCCAGCGGCTCGGGCAAGACGACGTTCCTCCGGCTGATCAACCAGATGGAGTCCCTCACCGGCGGCCGCATCTGGGTGGGCGGTGAGCTGGTCGGCGTCGAGGAGCGGGGCGGGCGGCTGCACACCCGGACCGACAAGGACATCGCCCGCCAGCGGTCCCGGATCGGCATGGTCTTCCAGCGCTTCAACCTGTTCCCGCACATGACCGCGGTCGAGAACGTCATGGAGGCCCCGGTCCAGGTCAAGCGGCTGCCGAAGGCCGCTGTGCGCCAGGAGGCGGAGCGGCTGCTCGACATGGTGGGCCTGGCCGACCGGTCGGGCTACTACCCCAGCCAGCTCTCCGGGGGCCAGCAGCAGCGGGTGGCGATCGCCCGGGCCCTGGCCATGCAGCCCGAGCTGATGCTGTTCGACGAGCCCACCTCGGCGCTGGACCCCGAGCTGGTCGGCGAGGTGCTCGGCGTCATGCGCCGGCTGGCCGAGGAGGGCACGACGATGATCGTGGTCACCCACGAGATGAGCTTCGCCCGCGGCGTCGCCGACCGGGTCGTGTTCATGGACCAGGGCGTCGTCGTCGAGGAGGGCCCGCCCGACGCGGTGCTGCTGCACCCGCAGGAGGAGCGGACCCGCACCTTCCTGCAGCGGGTCAAGGCCGAGGCCCAGGCCGAGGCCGAGCGGGACGCCGAGCTCGCGGCGACGCTGGAGGAGCCGGCCGGCTGA
- a CDS encoding WhiB family transcriptional regulator, with the protein MDWRHKAACLDEDPELFFPIGNTGPALLQIDEAKQVCRRCDVRDACLQWALEAGQDHGVWGGLSEDERRALKRRAARARIRTA; encoded by the coding sequence ATGGATTGGCGCCACAAGGCTGCCTGTCTGGACGAGGACCCCGAGCTGTTCTTCCCGATTGGGAACACCGGACCGGCCCTCCTCCAGATCGACGAGGCCAAGCAAGTCTGCCGGCGGTGCGACGTGCGCGACGCGTGCCTGCAGTGGGCGCTGGAAGCAGGTCAGGACCACGGGGTCTGGGGCGGTCTCAGCGAGGACGAGCGCAGGGCGCTGAAGCGCCGTGCCGCCCGGGCCCGCATCCGCACCGCGTAG
- a CDS encoding sensor histidine kinase produces the protein MPSMSEIVAEHTDLSDADQRWLKVLVSEWQLLADLSFSDLVLWVPDRDENVFWAAAQIRPNTGPTALLDDVVGDLIAYSPEHLVSEAFGSGQITRTSAAKLQAGMPVDTHAIPVKLAERVIAVVEQHTSQLGVRAPSSLESAYTGTGEILARMVTVGAFPMPADSSNLAFSPRVGDGFIRLDAGGEVEYASPNALSAYRRLGQIGDLVDEHLPSLTASLVPTGRGPVDDSLTSVLGGRTARRTELVSGDAHLMIRVLPLLDGRERVGAIVLCRDVSDLRSKERQLVTKDATIREIHHRVKNNLQTVAALLRMQARRMESPEAKIALTDAMSRVAAIAIVHETLSQAFDEAVEFDKVADGLLTMVADVSSTSAGVTAVRRGTFGVVSADMATGLSMVVTELCQNAVEHGLADGSGEVLVLPSRHEGRLRVEISDDGRGLPADFDWRQSRSLGLSIVNTLVAEMEGTFAIGPQPEGRPGTRAVFEITV, from the coding sequence ATGCCGTCCATGTCGGAGATCGTCGCCGAGCACACCGACCTCTCCGACGCCGACCAGCGCTGGCTCAAGGTGCTGGTGTCGGAGTGGCAGCTGCTGGCCGACCTCTCCTTCTCCGACCTGGTGCTCTGGGTGCCCGACCGCGACGAGAACGTCTTCTGGGCCGCCGCCCAGATCCGGCCCAACACCGGCCCGACGGCGCTGCTGGACGACGTCGTCGGCGACCTCATCGCCTACTCCCCGGAGCACCTGGTCTCCGAGGCCTTCGGCAGCGGGCAGATCACCCGCACCAGCGCCGCCAAGCTGCAGGCCGGCATGCCCGTCGACACCCACGCCATCCCGGTGAAGCTGGCCGAGCGGGTGATCGCCGTCGTCGAGCAGCACACCAGCCAGCTCGGGGTGCGGGCGCCCAGCTCGCTCGAGTCCGCCTACACCGGCACCGGGGAGATCCTCGCCCGGATGGTGACCGTCGGCGCCTTCCCGATGCCGGCCGACTCCTCGAACCTGGCCTTCAGCCCCCGCGTCGGCGACGGCTTCATCCGGCTCGACGCCGGCGGGGAGGTCGAGTACGCCAGCCCGAACGCGCTGAGCGCCTACCGCCGGCTGGGGCAGATCGGCGACCTCGTCGACGAGCACCTGCCCAGCCTGACGGCGTCGCTGGTGCCCACCGGCCGCGGGCCCGTCGACGACTCGCTCACCTCGGTGCTGGGCGGCCGGACGGCGCGCCGGACCGAGCTGGTCTCGGGTGACGCGCACCTGATGATCCGGGTGCTGCCGCTGCTCGACGGCCGCGAGCGGGTGGGCGCCATCGTGCTCTGCCGCGACGTCAGCGACCTGCGCAGCAAGGAGCGCCAGCTCGTCACCAAGGACGCGACGATCCGGGAGATCCACCACCGCGTGAAGAACAACCTGCAGACGGTGGCGGCGCTGCTGCGGATGCAGGCCCGCCGGATGGAGTCGCCGGAGGCGAAGATCGCGCTCACCGACGCCATGTCACGGGTCGCCGCCATCGCCATCGTGCACGAGACGCTGTCCCAGGCGTTCGACGAGGCCGTCGAGTTCGACAAGGTGGCCGACGGCCTGCTGACGATGGTCGCCGACGTCTCCTCGACCTCGGCCGGGGTGACCGCAGTGCGGCGGGGCACCTTCGGCGTCGTCTCCGCCGACATGGCGACGGGGCTGTCGATGGTGGTGACCGAGCTCTGCCAGAACGCCGTGGAGCACGGGCTGGCCGACGGGTCGGGGGAGGTGCTGGTGCTGCCCAGCCGCCACGAGGGCCGGCTGCGGGTCGAGATCAGCGACGACGGCCGGGGCCTGCCCGCGGACTTCGACTGGCGGCAGTCGCGGAGCCTGGGGCTGTCCATCGTCAACACCCTGGTCGCGGAGATGGAGGGGACGTTCGCGATCGGCCCCCAGCCTGAGGGCCGGCCCGGCACCCGGGCGGTCTTCGAGATCACGGTCTGA
- a CDS encoding DUF3311 domain-containing protein gives MDEMAARRVEPGGTDPRWRLTPTKIAVAGLLLVGIVVPLLVGTYDRVEPRLLGFPFFYWYQLLWVFLAAGLCYLSFWLLKRERRAHERRTGAGEHR, from the coding sequence ATGGACGAGATGGCAGCACGACGGGTGGAACCCGGGGGGACGGACCCGCGCTGGCGGCTCACCCCCACCAAGATCGCCGTGGCCGGCCTGCTGCTGGTCGGCATCGTCGTGCCCCTGCTGGTCGGCACCTACGACCGGGTCGAGCCCCGGCTGCTCGGCTTCCCCTTCTTCTACTGGTACCAGCTGCTGTGGGTGTTCCTCGCTGCTGGCCTGTGCTACCTGAGCTTCTGGCTGCTGAAGCGCGAGCGCCGCGCGCACGAGCGCCGCACCGGGGCGGGTGAGCACCGGTGA
- the mctP gene encoding monocarboxylate uptake permease MctP, whose product MNVDGVALAVVIALFGLVTVMGFMAARWRRPANLESLHEWGLGGKSFGTITTWFLLGGDLYTAYTFIAVPAAMWATGAVSGFFAVPYTIVLYPVIFFFLGRMWSVAHRHGYITTADIVQGRYGTRSLSLAVAVTGILATMPYIALQLVGIQAILEVLGVGGESLLARDLPLLIAFAVLAAYTYSSGLRAPAMIAVVKDLLIYIVIFVAIIHLPGLFGGWSSIFDAAQTKMAAPSAANPAVPTGVFIPGPTQHWAYASLALGSALALFMYPHSVTAALSSKDRSTGRRNAAILPAYSLLLGLLALLGYVAIKAGTKPVGLDGKVNPQLVIPQLFEDHFPSWFTGVAFGAIAVGALVPAAIMSIAAANLFTRNIYKAYLKPDADDAREAKVSKIVSLVTKVGALMFVLLLDKQNALNFQLLGGVWILQTLPSIVFGLFTRWFHRWALLAGWAVGMLYGTVTAYGFCTACTTRPFGNSLAVVPGLGDAGYIGLTALALNVVVTVALSALLNAARVGNGTDITSQSDYFADVGDPGVRPVLAQGEPLR is encoded by the coding sequence GTGAACGTCGACGGGGTGGCCCTGGCCGTCGTCATCGCGCTCTTCGGGCTCGTGACGGTCATGGGCTTCATGGCGGCGCGCTGGCGCCGGCCGGCGAACCTGGAGTCGCTGCACGAGTGGGGGCTGGGCGGGAAGAGCTTCGGCACCATCACCACCTGGTTCCTGCTGGGTGGCGACCTCTACACCGCCTACACCTTCATCGCGGTGCCGGCGGCGATGTGGGCGACCGGTGCGGTCTCGGGCTTCTTCGCCGTGCCGTACACGATCGTGCTGTACCCGGTGATCTTCTTCTTCCTGGGCCGGATGTGGTCGGTGGCCCACCGGCACGGCTACATCACCACGGCCGACATCGTGCAGGGCCGCTACGGCACCCGCAGCCTGAGCCTGGCCGTCGCGGTCACCGGCATCCTGGCCACGATGCCCTACATCGCCCTGCAGCTGGTCGGCATCCAGGCGATCCTCGAGGTGCTGGGCGTCGGCGGGGAGAGCCTGCTGGCCCGCGACCTGCCGCTGCTCATCGCGTTCGCCGTGCTGGCGGCCTACACCTACTCCTCGGGCCTGCGGGCGCCGGCCATGATCGCGGTGGTCAAGGACCTGCTGATCTACATCGTGATCTTCGTGGCGATCATCCACCTGCCCGGCCTGTTCGGCGGCTGGAGCAGCATCTTCGACGCGGCCCAGACCAAGATGGCGGCGCCGTCGGCGGCCAACCCGGCCGTGCCCACCGGCGTCTTCATCCCCGGACCCACCCAGCACTGGGCCTACGCCTCGCTGGCCCTGGGCTCGGCGCTGGCGCTGTTCATGTACCCGCACTCGGTCACCGCGGCGCTCAGCTCCAAGGACCGCAGCACCGGCCGCCGCAACGCCGCGATCCTGCCGGCGTACTCGCTGCTGCTCGGCCTGCTGGCCCTGCTGGGCTACGTGGCGATCAAGGCCGGGACCAAGCCGGTCGGGCTCGACGGCAAGGTCAACCCGCAGCTCGTCATCCCCCAGCTGTTCGAGGACCACTTCCCCAGCTGGTTCACCGGTGTGGCCTTCGGCGCCATCGCCGTGGGCGCGCTGGTGCCGGCGGCGATCATGTCGATCGCGGCCGCGAACCTGTTCACCCGCAACATCTACAAGGCCTACCTCAAGCCCGACGCCGACGACGCCCGCGAGGCCAAGGTCTCCAAGATCGTCTCGCTGGTCACCAAGGTGGGCGCGCTGATGTTCGTCCTGCTGCTGGACAAGCAGAACGCGCTGAACTTCCAGCTGCTGGGCGGGGTCTGGATCCTGCAGACGCTGCCCTCGATCGTCTTCGGCCTCTTCACCCGGTGGTTCCACCGCTGGGCGCTGCTGGCCGGCTGGGCGGTCGGGATGCTCTACGGCACCGTCACCGCCTACGGGTTCTGCACCGCCTGCACGACGCGGCCGTTCGGCAACTCCCTCGCCGTGGTGCCCGGCCTGGGCGACGCGGGCTACATCGGCCTCACCGCGCTGGCGCTCAACGTCGTCGTGACGGTCGCCCTCAGCGCCCTGCTGAACGCGGCCCGGGTGGGCAACGGCACCGACATCACCAGCCAGTCCGACTACTTCGCCGACGTCGGCGACCCGGGCGTCCGGCCGGTGCTGGCCCAGGGCGAGCCGCTGCGCTGA
- a CDS encoding 50S ribosomal protein bL37: MGKTGRKRRARRKKGANHGKRPNA, encoded by the coding sequence ATGGGTAAGACTGGCCGCAAGCGCCGCGCCCGCAGGAAGAAGGGCGCGAACCACGGCAAGCGCCCCAACGCCTGA
- the rsrA gene encoding mycothiol system anti-sigma-R factor produces the protein MSDLQKPPSTDCEHMLARVHEFLDHELDTASSDEIRAHLAACEPCLDQFDVEQAVRSLVNRCCGGDKAPSALRTKVLGQLAAAQATAHAQQA, from the coding sequence GTGAGCGACCTGCAGAAGCCGCCGAGCACCGACTGCGAGCACATGCTCGCCCGTGTGCACGAGTTCCTGGACCACGAGCTGGACACCGCCAGCAGCGACGAGATCCGGGCCCACCTCGCCGCGTGCGAGCCGTGCCTGGACCAGTTCGACGTCGAGCAGGCGGTCCGCAGCCTGGTGAACCGCTGCTGCGGGGGCGACAAGGCCCCCAGCGCGCTGCGCACCAAGGTGCTCGGGCAGCTGGCGGCGGCGCAGGCCACCGCGCACGCGCAGCAGGCCTGA
- a CDS encoding sigma-70 family RNA polymerase sigma factor, whose amino-acid sequence MSIPTSSTASATAAPADPRETETEAERTARFEAEALQYLDQLYAAAMRMTRNPADAEDVVQETFAKAYASFHQFTPGTNLKAWLYRILTNTYINSYRKKQREPQLSDGESVEDWQLARAESHTSSGLKSAETVALENLPDSDVKEALQQLAPDFRLAVFLADVEGFSYKEIAGIMGTPIGTVMSRLNRGRTQLRALLADYARDRGMVRQGGTK is encoded by the coding sequence ATGAGCATCCCGACGAGTTCCACCGCCAGCGCGACCGCCGCCCCGGCCGACCCGCGCGAGACCGAGACCGAGGCCGAGCGCACCGCCCGCTTCGAGGCGGAGGCGCTGCAGTACCTCGACCAGCTGTACGCCGCCGCGATGCGGATGACGCGCAACCCGGCCGACGCCGAGGACGTGGTGCAGGAGACCTTCGCGAAGGCCTACGCCTCGTTCCACCAGTTCACGCCGGGCACCAACCTCAAGGCGTGGCTGTACCGGATCCTCACCAACACCTACATCAACTCCTACCGGAAGAAGCAGCGCGAGCCGCAGCTCTCCGACGGCGAGAGCGTGGAGGACTGGCAGCTGGCGCGGGCGGAGTCCCACACCTCCAGCGGCCTCAAGTCCGCCGAGACGGTGGCCCTGGAGAACCTGCCCGACTCCGACGTCAAGGAGGCGCTGCAGCAGCTCGCCCCGGACTTCCGGCTCGCGGTGTTCCTGGCCGACGTCGAGGGGTTCTCCTACAAGGAGATCGCGGGGATCATGGGCACGCCCATCGGCACCGTGATGTCACGGCTCAACCGCGGCCGCACCCAGCTCCGGGCGCTGCTCGCCGACTACGCACGGGACCGCGGGATGGTCCGACAGGGGGGGACGAAGTGA
- a CDS encoding alpha/beta hydrolase family protein yields MLLLGHGAGGGPDAPDLAVLARRLPALGIVVARFEQPWRTAGRKVAVAPPRLDEAWLEAVPVLRAALPPGLPLAAGGRSAGARVACRTAAATGAAAVVCLAFPLHPPGRPERSRAAELLAPAVPRLVLQGTRDTFGGPDDVRRAAAGDPGVRVVELPGADHGYRVPARAAFGPAELRERLVAEVAALLGMPAAG; encoded by the coding sequence GTGCTGCTGCTGGGCCACGGCGCCGGTGGCGGGCCGGACGCTCCCGACCTCGCCGTGCTGGCCCGCCGGCTGCCCGCGCTGGGGATCGTCGTCGCCCGCTTCGAGCAGCCCTGGCGGACCGCCGGCCGGAAGGTGGCGGTGGCGCCGCCCCGGCTGGACGAGGCCTGGCTCGAGGCGGTGCCCGTGCTCCGTGCCGCCCTGCCCCCAGGACTGCCGCTCGCCGCCGGCGGCCGCAGCGCCGGCGCCCGCGTCGCCTGCCGGACGGCCGCGGCCACCGGGGCGGCGGCCGTGGTCTGCCTCGCGTTCCCGCTGCACCCGCCGGGCCGGCCCGAGCGGTCCCGCGCCGCCGAGCTGCTGGCCCCGGCGGTGCCGCGGCTGGTCCTGCAGGGCACCCGGGACACCTTCGGCGGTCCGGACGACGTGCGGCGGGCCGCCGCGGGCGACCCGGGGGTGCGGGTCGTCGAGCTGCCGGGTGCTGACCACGGCTACCGGGTCCCGGCCCGGGCGGCGTTCGGCCCGGCCGAGCTGCGGGAGCGGCTCGTGGCCGAGGTCGCGGCGCTGCTCGGGATGCCGGCCGCCGGCTGA